One stretch of Flavobacterium sp. 9 DNA includes these proteins:
- a CDS encoding GNAT family N-acetyltransferase, with amino-acid sequence MAQIPSIKTANPSDEKVAAIIEELSINLYLRFGSDGKNSFTDWQYNNPEFIFVIAELEDEIVGCGAIRPVNDNTAEVKRMYSKFPGKKIGQTILAFLEEKAKTIGYTDLILETRIKNQEAIQFYQKQGYNTIPNYGKYIDRPEAICLGKSLK; translated from the coding sequence ATGGCACAAATACCTTCAATAAAAACAGCAAATCCTAGTGATGAAAAAGTCGCTGCAATTATCGAAGAATTGTCCATAAATCTCTATCTTCGTTTTGGAAGCGACGGAAAGAATTCTTTTACAGATTGGCAATATAACAATCCTGAATTTATCTTTGTTATTGCCGAACTCGAAGATGAAATTGTAGGGTGCGGCGCCATCAGACCAGTTAACGATAATACCGCTGAAGTAAAACGAATGTATTCAAAATTTCCCGGAAAGAAAATCGGGCAAACAATTTTAGCTTTTTTAGAAGAAAAGGCCAAAACAATTGGATATACGGATTTGATTCTGGAAACACGAATAAAAAATCAAGAAGCAATTCAGTTTTACCAAAAACAAGGATATAACACAATTCCGAATTACGGAAAATATATAGATCGACCAGAAGCTATTTGCCTTGGAAAATCTCTAAAATAA
- a CDS encoding rhomboid family intramembrane serine protease, which translates to MKDLLEKIKLIYLPFLIIAISFISIYTFLHWFLFIKFELFPAKEMFLKFWLPCGIPCILVYLFLSPRLKNLKFKNDNKSFFFHLMAVVVIAIPTMIAQEYLITATGKLTPLETISEIPKHEKTKYYTLQKFYIDKKNIGVLNTGEATGKNNERFNMLIYVAMPILKTAKETSKHECKYWLGKRYSEEISNSLSNGEKQIRFKDFAARTEKEFNNTDFNQFTYLELVGNTEDHDNFNSAIEQNTHYDLNKPFLLIAHDEPFKNRNGKKLEWVLGALGIGLLFWFILIFFTKLQPQSVRNLRIGKKSKLDSLKDTFDFLMPREDFYITPILINLNLFIFILMVCTGFGLFTFKGKDLLDWGANFRPFVEDGQWWRLLTSVFLHGGIMHLVSNMFGLYIVGLFLEPLLGKAKYLIIYLVTGIFASLASIWWHDATVSVGASGAIFGLYGLFIALSFRKVFSPLLNKAYLVFGAIFVGYNLLMGLFGNIDNAAHIGGLISGFVIGCIIASHLREQKDFDDQF; encoded by the coding sequence ATGAAAGATCTTTTAGAAAAAATCAAATTAATTTACTTGCCTTTTTTAATAATTGCAATTAGTTTTATTTCTATCTATACTTTCCTGCATTGGTTTTTATTTATCAAATTTGAATTATTTCCTGCTAAAGAAATGTTTTTAAAGTTTTGGCTTCCTTGTGGTATTCCATGTATTCTTGTTTACCTTTTTTTAAGTCCAAGATTAAAGAACTTAAAATTTAAAAATGATAATAAATCCTTTTTCTTTCATTTAATGGCAGTCGTAGTAATCGCAATTCCAACTATGATTGCTCAGGAATATTTGATTACAGCAACTGGAAAACTGACTCCGCTTGAAACTATTTCTGAGATTCCGAAACATGAAAAGACAAAATATTATACTTTACAAAAATTCTATATTGACAAAAAGAATATTGGCGTTCTAAACACTGGCGAAGCAACCGGAAAAAACAATGAACGTTTTAATATGCTTATCTATGTGGCAATGCCTATTTTAAAAACAGCCAAGGAAACATCTAAACATGAATGTAAGTATTGGCTAGGAAAAAGATACTCCGAAGAAATAAGCAATAGTTTATCTAATGGTGAAAAACAGATTAGATTTAAGGATTTTGCTGCAAGAACTGAAAAAGAATTTAATAATACCGATTTTAATCAATTTACTTATTTAGAACTCGTAGGAAACACAGAAGATCATGATAATTTTAATTCGGCAATAGAACAAAACACGCATTACGATCTTAATAAACCCTTTTTATTAATAGCACACGACGAACCTTTTAAAAACCGAAACGGTAAAAAACTCGAATGGGTTTTAGGCGCTTTAGGAATTGGTCTTTTATTTTGGTTTATTCTAATCTTTTTTACCAAACTGCAACCACAAAGCGTCAGAAACCTTAGAATTGGGAAAAAATCAAAATTAGATAGTCTAAAAGATACTTTTGATTTTTTAATGCCAAGAGAAGATTTTTACATCACTCCAATTTTAATTAACCTCAACTTATTCATTTTCATTTTAATGGTTTGTACAGGTTTTGGTCTTTTTACTTTTAAAGGAAAAGATCTGCTTGATTGGGGCGCAAACTTCAGACCTTTTGTCGAAGACGGACAATGGTGGAGATTGCTTACATCTGTCTTTTTGCATGGCGGTATAATGCATTTAGTCTCAAATATGTTTGGTCTTTATATTGTTGGTTTATTTCTGGAACCTCTTTTAGGAAAAGCAAAATATCTTATAATATATCTGGTTACAGGAATTTTTGCAAGTCTCGCCAGCATTTGGTGGCATGATGCAACTGTAAGCGTTGGAGCATCAGGAGCAATTTTTGGGCTTTATGGACTTTTTATCGCATTATCGTTTCGAAAAGTTTTTTCACCATTGTTAAACAAAGCTTATTTAGTTTTCGGTGCAATATTTGTGGGCTACAATTTATTAATGGGATTATTTGGAAATATTGATAATGCAGCGCACATTGGAGGACTTATAAGTGGTTTTGTTATTGGCTGTATAATAGCATCACATTTAAGAGAACAAAAGGACTTTGACGATCAATTCTAA
- the ribH gene encoding 6,7-dimethyl-8-ribityllumazine synthase: MATENKNLSEYDKNTIPNAKDFRFGIVVSEWNETITEGLYNGAFDALVDCDVPQQQIIRWNVPGSFELIYGAKKMLQTQNVDAVIVIGCVIQGETKHFDFVCEGVTQGIKDLNVQTDIPVIFCVLTDNNMQQSIDRSGGVHGNKGTEAAIAAIKMAYIRQQASMSHPFHQPLLSSGALQIEDKPRKIENE; the protein is encoded by the coding sequence ATGGCTACTGAAAATAAAAACTTATCAGAATACGATAAAAACACGATCCCAAATGCGAAAGACTTTCGATTTGGGATTGTTGTTTCTGAGTGGAACGAAACCATAACAGAAGGACTTTATAATGGCGCTTTTGATGCCTTAGTTGATTGTGATGTACCGCAACAGCAAATTATTCGTTGGAATGTTCCGGGAAGTTTTGAGCTGATTTATGGTGCAAAGAAAATGTTGCAAACGCAAAATGTAGATGCAGTTATTGTAATTGGATGTGTAATTCAAGGAGAAACTAAACATTTTGATTTTGTGTGTGAAGGTGTAACGCAAGGAATTAAAGACTTGAATGTTCAGACTGATATTCCGGTTATTTTTTGTGTTTTAACAGATAATAACATGCAACAATCTATTGACAGAAGTGGAGGAGTTCACGGAAACAAAGGAACCGAAGCAGCAATTGCAGCTATAAAAATGGCATATATTCGTCAACAAGCTTCAATGTCACATCCGTTTCACCAACCATTATTGTCTTCAGGTGCGCTTCAAATCGAAGATAAACCAAGAAAAATCGAGAACGAATAA
- a CDS encoding tol-pal system YbgF family protein, protein MATYNKRGYKTPKEKEVKDVVTEEQQVIIDEKDSTTAGVFSKLDETASKTEDWVAKNQKIIIGLVAGIAVATIGYLAYQKFIEAPKQNEAASEMFVAQQNFEKATNGVASDSLYKLALNGSEGKFGFVKIADEYSGTDAGNLANYYAGIASLNIGKYDDAIKYLGEFKSKEAIVGALAIGAIGDAYSQKNQQKEALDYYVKAAESNKNDFTTPRFLLKAGKTALALGQKEDAIKYLTDIKENYDATPEAASVDVLIGLAQ, encoded by the coding sequence ATGGCAACTTATAATAAAAGAGGATATAAAACACCAAAAGAAAAGGAAGTTAAAGATGTTGTTACAGAAGAACAACAAGTAATCATTGACGAGAAGGATAGTACAACGGCTGGTGTGTTCTCAAAATTAGATGAAACCGCTTCAAAAACTGAGGATTGGGTTGCTAAAAATCAAAAAATTATTATTGGTTTAGTTGCTGGTATTGCAGTTGCAACTATTGGATATTTAGCTTACCAAAAATTTATTGAAGCTCCAAAACAAAATGAAGCTGCAAGCGAAATGTTTGTTGCGCAACAAAATTTTGAAAAAGCGACAAATGGTGTAGCAAGTGATTCATTATACAAATTGGCTTTGAATGGTTCTGAAGGTAAATTCGGATTCGTTAAAATTGCTGACGAGTATTCTGGAACTGATGCAGGAAATTTAGCGAACTACTATGCTGGTATTGCTTCTTTGAACATTGGTAAATATGATGACGCTATTAAATACTTAGGAGAATTTAAATCAAAAGAAGCTATCGTTGGAGCTTTGGCAATTGGTGCAATTGGAGATGCTTATTCTCAAAAGAACCAACAAAAAGAAGCTTTAGACTATTATGTAAAAGCTGCTGAATCTAATAAAAATGATTTCACAACACCTCGTTTCTTATTAAAAGCAGGTAAAACAGCTTTGGCTTTAGGTCAAAAAGAAGATGCTATCAAGTACTTAACAGATATTAAAGAAAACTACGATGCAACTCCAGAAGCAGCTTCTGTTGATGTATTGATTGGATTAGCGCAATAA
- a CDS encoding glycosyltransferase — protein sequence MKKRKILFLGESYRADAITWMKGLKEFGDFEICTWELQTPNNSKLNRFKRILEYIFSPISIRKTIREQKPDMIIAERTTSYGFLAAISGMHPIAIAQQGRTDLWPDGSILLPFKKIIQKYAFKKADLIHAWGPVMTISMKAVGVDMNKVLVIPKGIDLSLFFPSINNSSKIEAIVTRSLQPEYRHDSILKAFAILNQKGIDFSLTIVGDGTRLQFLKDLATALQIENKVIFTGRIPNTDLPKLLQQSNIYISMPITEGVSASLFEAMACNCYPVVSDIPGNQSWIKHRENGQLIEIDNIKMLAEELIWSFENIESRNNAILQNRKFVEENANYNINMKIIADKYHELLSQYSN from the coding sequence ATGAAAAAAAGAAAAATACTTTTTCTGGGAGAATCTTATCGTGCAGACGCGATTACGTGGATGAAAGGTTTGAAAGAATTTGGAGATTTTGAAATCTGCACTTGGGAACTTCAAACGCCAAATAATTCGAAACTCAATCGATTCAAGCGTATTTTAGAATACATCTTCTCTCCTATTTCTATTCGAAAAACTATTCGGGAACAAAAACCGGATATGATTATTGCAGAAAGAACCACAAGTTATGGTTTTCTTGCTGCGATTTCAGGAATGCATCCAATTGCGATTGCGCAACAAGGCCGAACTGATTTATGGCCGGACGGTTCTATTTTACTTCCTTTTAAGAAAATCATTCAGAAATATGCTTTCAAAAAAGCCGATTTAATTCATGCTTGGGGTCCGGTTATGACGATTTCTATGAAAGCTGTTGGCGTTGATATGAATAAAGTTTTGGTTATCCCGAAAGGAATTGACTTATCGCTTTTTTTTCCTTCGATAAATAATTCAAGCAAAATTGAAGCGATTGTAACTCGTTCTTTACAACCTGAATATCGTCATGATTCTATTTTGAAAGCTTTTGCAATTCTTAATCAAAAAGGAATTGATTTTTCGCTAACTATTGTTGGTGACGGAACAAGATTGCAATTTTTGAAAGATTTAGCAACAGCACTACAAATCGAAAACAAAGTAATTTTCACAGGAAGAATTCCAAATACTGACCTTCCTAAATTACTACAACAATCGAATATTTATATTAGTATGCCAATTACCGAAGGCGTTTCGGCTTCTTTATTTGAAGCAATGGCTTGTAATTGTTATCCTGTAGTTTCAGACATTCCCGGAAATCAAAGCTGGATTAAACATCGTGAGAACGGACAATTAATTGAAATCGATAATATCAAAATGCTTGCCGAAGAACTTATTTGGTCTTTCGAAAATATCGAATCCCGAAATAATGCTATTTTGCAAAACAGAAAGTTTGTAGAAGAGAATGCGAATTATAATATCAATATGAAGATTATTGCCGATAAATACCATGAGTTACTAAGCCAATATTCTAATTAA
- the hisC gene encoding histidinol-phosphate transaminase, producing the protein MNNRRNWLKQIGLGTIGLGFCQLEAFASPAEEYILPDLDNSPILLRSNENPYGPSPLARAAMAKSINTSNRYGWTLWPELITLIAKKNNVSDNNITLGAGSTEILDLVLQYTASKKGNFIMAETTFDYWTAPYEKLGLKKITVPLTKDKKHDLPAMLKAIDSETKMIYICNPNNPTGTICNREELVSFINEASKKAIVFVDEAYIDFTKEQSLTNLVLENKNVIITKTFSKMYGLAGARVGYAVANSATIDEINTFKSSPNMSVSVVSATAAIASLNDENFIRQVYTSNEEVKKYTIEQITKLNLECIPSYSNFVYFSLENYKKDYFKQLADHNIMGTRIYEENGKWTRITIGTLKEMQRFIAAIN; encoded by the coding sequence ATGAATAACAGAAGAAATTGGCTAAAACAAATAGGATTAGGCACAATAGGATTAGGATTTTGTCAGCTTGAAGCATTTGCAAGTCCTGCAGAAGAATACATTTTACCTGATTTAGACAATTCTCCAATATTACTCAGATCGAATGAAAACCCTTACGGACCATCTCCGTTAGCACGTGCTGCAATGGCAAAAAGTATTAATACCAGTAATCGATACGGCTGGACTCTTTGGCCTGAATTAATTACGCTAATTGCTAAAAAAAATAATGTTTCAGATAACAATATTACATTAGGCGCGGGTTCAACTGAAATTTTAGATTTAGTACTTCAATACACGGCATCCAAAAAAGGGAATTTTATAATGGCCGAAACTACTTTTGATTATTGGACCGCTCCTTATGAAAAACTAGGACTTAAGAAAATAACCGTTCCATTAACCAAGGATAAAAAACATGATTTGCCTGCCATGTTGAAAGCCATTGATTCAGAAACTAAAATGATTTATATCTGTAATCCCAATAACCCAACCGGAACAATCTGTAATAGAGAAGAATTGGTTTCTTTTATAAATGAAGCTTCAAAAAAAGCAATCGTTTTTGTTGATGAAGCTTATATCGATTTTACAAAAGAGCAATCTTTAACAAATCTTGTTTTAGAAAATAAAAATGTGATTATCACCAAAACATTTTCAAAAATGTATGGTTTAGCAGGCGCTCGCGTTGGTTATGCTGTTGCAAATTCGGCTACGATAGATGAAATTAATACTTTTAAATCTTCTCCAAATATGTCTGTCAGCGTTGTATCGGCTACAGCTGCAATTGCATCTTTAAACGATGAAAATTTCATTCGACAAGTTTACACTTCAAATGAAGAGGTGAAAAAATATACGATAGAGCAAATTACCAAACTTAATCTGGAATGCATTCCGTCTTATTCAAATTTTGTTTATTTCTCTTTAGAAAATTATAAAAAAGATTATTTCAAACAATTAGCAGATCATAATATAATGGGAACCAGAATTTATGAAGAAAACGGAAAATGGACCAGAATTACGATAGGAACCTTAAAAGAAATGCAACGATTTATTGCCGCTATAAACTAA
- a CDS encoding thioredoxin domain-containing protein — MKFSKILFLIVSVVLISCNKKEDNSFKEIAPKDFAEKIKTTENPQILDVRTPEEFESEHIDNAANINWNSEDFAEKAASYDKSKPVFVYCLSGGRSKKAAAKLNELGFTNVYELEGGIMKWNAEGLSKPSTAQVGMTMNDFNDLLNSDKKVLVDFYAEWCGPCKQMEPYLLKMQKEMADKVVIIRIDVDKNKTLATQLKIDQLPTMVLYENKAVQKKLIGFISEKDLKKQLQ; from the coding sequence ATGAAGTTTTCTAAAATTTTATTCCTAATAGTTTCCGTTGTACTAATTTCATGTAACAAAAAAGAAGACAATTCTTTTAAGGAGATTGCTCCGAAAGATTTTGCAGAGAAAATCAAAACAACCGAAAATCCTCAAATACTTGATGTTCGAACTCCCGAAGAATTCGAATCTGAACATATTGATAATGCCGCAAATATAAACTGGAACAGTGAAGATTTTGCCGAAAAAGCAGCTTCTTACGATAAATCGAAACCTGTTTTTGTATATTGTTTAAGTGGCGGAAGAAGTAAAAAAGCTGCCGCAAAACTAAATGAATTAGGTTTTACCAATGTTTATGAATTAGAAGGCGGAATCATGAAATGGAACGCAGAAGGATTATCAAAGCCTTCGACGGCTCAAGTTGGAATGACTATGAATGATTTTAATGATTTATTAAATTCCGACAAAAAAGTTCTGGTTGATTTCTATGCAGAATGGTGTGGTCCATGCAAACAAATGGAACCGTATCTTTTGAAAATGCAAAAAGAAATGGCTGACAAAGTGGTTATCATTAGAATTGATGTGGACAAAAACAAAACTTTGGCAACTCAACTAAAAATTGACCAGCTTCCTACTATGGTTTTATACGAAAACAAAGCTGTACAAAAAAAATTGATTGGTTTTATCAGCGAAAAAGACTTAAAAAAACAACTGCAATAA
- a CDS encoding FMN-binding negative transcriptional regulator has protein sequence MYTPKIYKDEDPESIRTFLKENSFGILINQTHGKLCATHIPIEFEVNADGKEILQGHLSKLNPQAEGFAENDQVLAVFTGPHSYISSSWYDHENVPTWNYIAVHVYGRIKIVDEETTIEQLKKLVDKYEANSVNPVRVEDLSTKTMREARGIFGFEIEIDEIQATKKLSQNRDDHNYKNIISELEKSENPQAIAVAKEMSKCRK, from the coding sequence ATGTACACACCTAAAATATACAAAGACGAAGATCCGGAATCAATCAGAACTTTTTTGAAAGAAAATAGCTTTGGAATTCTGATTAATCAAACTCACGGAAAATTATGCGCAACACATATTCCGATTGAGTTTGAAGTAAATGCTGATGGAAAAGAAATTCTGCAAGGACATCTTTCTAAACTTAATCCGCAAGCAGAAGGTTTTGCAGAAAACGATCAGGTTTTAGCAGTATTTACAGGACCTCATAGTTATATTTCTTCGTCTTGGTACGATCATGAAAATGTACCAACATGGAATTATATAGCCGTACATGTTTACGGACGAATTAAGATTGTTGACGAGGAAACTACTATAGAACAGCTTAAAAAATTGGTTGATAAATACGAAGCCAATTCTGTAAATCCTGTTCGTGTTGAAGATTTATCAACAAAAACAATGCGCGAGGCGAGAGGAATCTTTGGTTTTGAAATTGAAATCGACGAGATTCAGGCCACTAAAAAACTATCTCAAAACAGAGACGATCATAATTATAAAAATATAATTTCGGAGTTAGAAAAAAGCGAAAACCCTCAGGCTATTGCTGTTGCGAAAGAAATGTCGAAATGCCGAAAGTAA
- a CDS encoding DUF2461 domain-containing protein, which yields MLTKESLQFLDDLKKNNNRDWFQENKKRYEVFKKDYHQLVSDFLDAMKPLDPSLELLEVKNCTFRINRDIRFSKDKSPYKAHLGVWMSCGTKGLNRAGYYVHIEKGASFIAGGFYSPEAEDLKKVRKEIAFFHDDLEAILADKNFKKEFGSLDVNETNSLKNPPRGYEKEHPAIEFLKLKSFTATQKYDISEVTQKDFVSKISKKLIALKPLNEFINRALDTDEF from the coding sequence ATGCTAACTAAAGAATCATTGCAATTTTTAGACGATTTAAAAAAGAACAACAACAGAGATTGGTTTCAGGAGAATAAAAAACGATACGAAGTTTTCAAAAAAGATTACCATCAATTGGTTAGTGACTTTCTGGATGCGATGAAACCTCTTGATCCGTCATTAGAACTATTGGAAGTTAAAAATTGTACTTTCAGAATCAATCGCGACATTCGGTTTTCTAAAGACAAATCTCCTTATAAAGCACATCTTGGAGTTTGGATGTCATGTGGAACTAAAGGCTTAAACCGCGCCGGATATTATGTACATATAGAAAAAGGCGCCAGTTTTATTGCCGGTGGGTTTTATTCGCCTGAAGCGGAAGATTTAAAAAAGGTTCGTAAAGAAATTGCTTTTTTCCATGATGATTTGGAAGCTATTTTAGCAGATAAAAACTTCAAAAAAGAATTTGGAAGCCTGGATGTAAACGAAACTAATTCGCTTAAAAATCCGCCGAGAGGTTACGAAAAAGAACATCCTGCAATTGAGTTTTTAAAACTAAAAAGTTTTACGGCAACTCAAAAATATGATATTTCGGAAGTGACGCAAAAAGACTTTGTTTCCAAAATAAGCAAGAAATTAATCGCCTTAAAACCATTGAACGAATTCATCAATCGCGCTTTGGATACTGACGAATTTTAA
- a CDS encoding DNA replication/repair protein RecF yields the protein MHLNKISLFNYKNFSEISFDFDHKINCFVGKNGIGKTNVLDAIYHLAYGKSYFNPLAVQNIKHGEEFFVIDAELEKNERTEQIVCSLKKGQKKILKRNGKAYDKFSDHIGFIPLVIISPADRDLIVEGSETRRKFMDSVISQLDSTYLHQLIQYQKVIVQRNALLKYFALNHVFDNDTLSIYNEQLNSFGQSIFEKRKDFLEQFIPIFNVHHQAITGSEETVQLVYESNLFEKDLLTLLKENINKDRALQYTSVGIHKDDLSFEIDSHPIKKFGSQGQQKSFLIALKLAQFEFLKKQSGVKPLLLFDDIFDKLDENRVAKIIEMVNSETFGQLFISDTHPERTEAIVKSTHQTYKMFNLGGFFY from the coding sequence ATGCATTTAAACAAAATTTCTTTATTCAATTATAAAAATTTCTCCGAAATCAGTTTTGATTTTGACCACAAGATCAATTGTTTTGTGGGTAAAAACGGAATTGGGAAAACCAATGTTCTTGATGCAATTTATCATTTGGCTTATGGAAAAAGTTATTTTAATCCGTTGGCGGTTCAAAATATCAAACACGGAGAAGAGTTTTTTGTAATCGATGCCGAATTAGAGAAAAATGAAAGAACGGAACAAATCGTTTGCAGTTTAAAAAAAGGACAAAAGAAAATTTTAAAAAGAAACGGAAAAGCCTACGATAAATTCTCCGATCATATTGGGTTTATTCCGCTTGTAATTATTTCTCCCGCAGATCGTGATTTAATTGTTGAAGGAAGTGAAACACGCCGTAAATTTATGGACAGCGTGATTTCGCAATTAGATTCGACTTATTTACATCAGCTTATTCAATATCAAAAAGTAATTGTGCAGCGAAATGCTTTGCTTAAATATTTTGCGCTGAATCATGTTTTCGATAATGATACCTTATCTATATATAATGAACAACTAAATAGTTTTGGGCAATCGATTTTCGAAAAAAGAAAAGATTTCCTGGAACAATTCATACCTATATTTAATGTGCATCACCAAGCCATAACAGGATCTGAGGAAACTGTGCAATTGGTTTATGAAAGTAATTTGTTCGAAAAAGATTTATTGACATTATTAAAGGAGAATATTAATAAAGATCGCGCGCTGCAATATACAAGTGTCGGAATCCACAAAGATGATTTATCTTTTGAAATTGATTCACATCCAATAAAGAAATTCGGATCACAAGGTCAGCAGAAATCTTTTTTGATTGCTTTGAAATTAGCACAATTCGAATTTTTAAAGAAACAAAGTGGCGTAAAACCGTTATTATTATTTGATGATATTTTTGACAAATTAGACGAAAATCGCGTTGCCAAAATAATCGAAATGGTAAATAGCGAAACTTTTGGCCAGCTTTTTATATCAGATACACATCCGGAACGTACCGAAGCGATAGTAAAATCAACACATCAGACTTATAAGATGTTTAATTTAGGGGGATTTTTTTATTGA
- the murB gene encoding UDP-N-acetylmuramate dehydrogenase has translation MEIQSNFSLKNYNTFGIEAKAKQFVAVHSVAELKTILEENKNDKKFILGGGSNMLLTKDIDALVIHIDLKDKKIIKEDDDFVWVESQAGETWHDFVLWTIDNNFGGLENMSLIPGNVGTTPVQNIGAYGTEIKDTFVSCEAINIESLEIKTFSNTECDFGYRESIFKNEVKDQYIITSVVYKLTKRNHKINTSYGDITAELAKNNITNPTLKDVSNAVIAIRQSKLPDPKELGNSGSFFKNPILLKSDFEKIHAKFPEMKYYEVSETEVKVPAGWLIEQAGFKGKRFGDAGVHKNQALVLVNYGNATGQEILAVSRDVQKTVFETFGIHIEAEVNVI, from the coding sequence ATGGAAATCCAATCCAATTTTTCTTTAAAAAACTACAATACTTTTGGCATTGAAGCCAAAGCCAAACAATTTGTTGCAGTGCATTCAGTTGCCGAATTGAAAACAATTCTAGAGGAAAATAAAAACGACAAGAAATTTATTTTAGGAGGCGGAAGTAATATGCTTCTTACTAAAGACATTGATGCTTTGGTGATTCATATTGATTTAAAAGACAAAAAAATCATTAAAGAAGACGACGATTTTGTTTGGGTTGAAAGCCAAGCCGGAGAAACCTGGCACGATTTCGTATTGTGGACTATCGACAATAATTTTGGAGGTTTAGAAAACATGTCTCTAATTCCTGGAAATGTTGGTACAACGCCAGTTCAGAATATTGGCGCATACGGAACGGAGATTAAAGACACTTTTGTTTCGTGTGAAGCAATAAATATTGAATCGCTGGAAATAAAAACTTTCTCTAATACCGAATGTGATTTTGGATATCGCGAAAGCATCTTTAAAAATGAAGTTAAAGATCAATATATAATTACTTCTGTGGTTTATAAATTGACGAAACGCAATCATAAAATCAATACTTCTTACGGAGATATTACTGCTGAATTGGCTAAAAACAACATTACAAATCCAACTTTAAAAGATGTAAGTAATGCTGTAATCGCAATCAGACAAAGCAAATTACCCGATCCAAAAGAATTGGGAAATAGCGGAAGTTTCTTTAAAAACCCTATTTTATTGAAATCTGATTTCGAAAAAATTCATGCGAAATTCCCTGAAATGAAATATTATGAAGTTTCAGAAACCGAAGTAAAAGTTCCGGCTGGTTGGTTAATTGAGCAAGCAGGATTTAAAGGAAAACGTTTTGGTGATGCAGGTGTTCATAAAAATCAAGCTTTGGTTTTGGTAAATTACGGAAACGCAACCGGACAAGAAATCTTGGCTGTTTCGAGAGATGTTCAGAAAACCGTTTTTGAAACTTTCGGAATTCATATTGAAGCAGAAGTTAATGTCATTTAA